The genomic region CAAAATGCCCCGGGGGTTCCGGCTATCTGGCGTGATGCGCCTGGGTTTGGGAGCGACCAGCCAGTTTCGAGGCGTCCGGCTCAGCGGCGGCCCGGCACACCTCGACGAAGGCCCTGAACGGGGCGAGCCGCTCGCCGGCGGGCAGTTCCAGGGCTTCTGGGTGCCACTGGACCGAGGCCACCCAGCGGTTCGGATCCTCCAGCGCCTCGACCGTGCCGTCCTCGGCCGTGGCCGTCACCGTCAGTGCTCCGGCCACCCGGGCCACGGCCTGATGGTGGCCGGAGGCGATCTTCACCCTCACGCCGCCGGATTCGCCGCCGTATAGGGCGGCCACCTTGGAACCGGCCTGCACCGACACCTCGTGCCAGGCCCACGGGCCGGCCCCGTGCACCGGCGCGGGCTCGCGGTGCGCCACCGTCCCCGGCACCATGTCCTGGATGAGCGTCCCGCCGTAGAGCACATTAAGCAGCTGATGCCCGCGGCAGATGCCGAGCAGCGGCAGCCCGGCGTCGATCGCCTGCCGCGCCACCGCGACATCCAGCACGTCCTGGGCGGGGCTGACGTCGTAGCAGAAGTCGCCTCGCGGCTCGCCGTAGAGGCCGGGGTCGAGGTCGCCGCCGCCGGGAAGCACGACGCCGTCGAGGGACGCCAGTGCCGCGGCGAACCCGCCGTCGTTCATTCCGGCAGCGGTGAGCAGCACTGGTTCTCCGCCGCCCTCACGCAGCAGCTCCACAATGTACTCGAACAATCCGTTGGCTGCCGCAACGCGCGGGTCGGGATCGGCGGAGCTAGTGAGGCGGATAGGAACGCCGATGCGGGGGCGGTTGCCCAGGCCGCTGGGGGAAGTCTGCATCCTTCATTCTGCAACACGATCCGCGGACTAGGATTGCCAGATGAATGCCCGTTATCTCGTGTCCCGCAGCAGATTCATCGCCGCCGCCCCGGATGCCATCTTCGACGTGCTTGCCACGCCGGCCCTGCACAGCGAGATCGACGGTTCGGACACCGTGAAGGGTGCGCAGCCGCGCGGACCGGGACGGCTGTACCTCGGCGCCAAGTTCGGCATGCAAATGAAAATGCGGCTGAACTACAAGATCCTGAACAGGGTCTGCGAGTTCGAGGAAGGCCACCGGATCGCGTGGCGGCACTTCTACGGCCACGTGTGGCGCTACCTGCTCGATCCGGCAACAGGCCCGGACGGCACCGCCGGCACCCTGGTCACCGAACAATGGGACGCGCGGCGCGTCCGCGGCAAGAGCCTCCTGCGGCTGGCCGGCTACCTGCGCCGCCATCCGGTCAACCTGGATCAAACGCTGGCCAAGCTCGACGCCTACATGGCTGCGCACGGCGGCTTGGGTAATGTGGATGAGAGCATGAACCGCGACTGAAGGTAGGAACTGGGATGGGCCGCAGGACACTGGTCGACGATCTCGTCGACGGCCTGCTGACCGAAATCCTTGACGGAAAGCTCCAGCCCCACGGCGCCATTCCGCCGGAGGCCGACATCGCCAAGGCCTACGGCGTCAGCAGGCTGACCGTGCGCGAGGCCCTCAAGGCGCTCCGCGCGCAAAACATCCTCTACGTGAAGGCCGGCAGGGGAACCTTCGTCAATCCCACGGACAACTGGACGGGCCTGGACGCGATCTTCAAGGCAGCCTCGCACGGCAACGCGGCCGATCAAGTCTCGGTTGGCCTGATCGAGATGCGCCGCATGGTGGAAACCGGGGCGGCCGCGCTTGCCGCCACCCGCTATACCCCCGAACAGGCCGAACGGATGCGCGAATGCATCCAGGACATGAAGCGGTTCCACGAGTCCGGCGACCTGGACCGCTTCGTGGAGGCGGACATTGGCTTCCACGACGCCGTCCTGAGGGCCTCCGGCAATCCCTTTGTCCGCGCCCTGTTCGCCCAGCTGGGCCAGCTGCTGTACATGACGCGGCGCGAAACGTCGGCGGTTGACATCATCCAGGAGCACGCCATCGACTACCACCAGCGGGTCCTGGACAGCATCCTGAGCGGCGACGCCGAGCGCTCGCGGCAGGCCATGGACGCGCACATGGACCAGACCAACGCCGACTACGAACGCTACGTCCGCGGCGCCAAGGCCTGACGTCCGCCTGCGGCCCCTTGACGTAATCCGGATCACATCCTAAGCTCGTGCCTAGTTCTTGAGTCAGATGTCTGACATCTGACTCAAAGGTTGATCCTGATTCCCGCAGCCCACGCCACGCCCCGGCCCACGCCAAGCCAAGCCAAAGCCCAACCCCAGCGGCGGGCAGGACCTCTCCCACATACCCACGATTCCCGTCCCGGCAAGGCCGCCGGCGGGAACTGCACATAAGAAGGTCGATGATGACTCTGCTAAACACCAAGTCCTCCGGACTCGGCGAACTGGGTGACCGCACGCTCCGCAAGGTCCGCCGCCGCGTCATGCCGCTGATTGTCCTGCTCTACTTCGTTGCCTACCTGGACCGCAACAACGTCGGATTCGCCAAGCTCACCATGAGCGAGGACATCGGCCTCAACGCCGCCGCCTATGGCCTTGGCGCCGGCATCTTCTTCCTCGGCTACGCCCTCCTCGAAGTTCCCAGCAACGCAGGCATGTACCGGTTCGGCGCCCGGAAGTGGCTGGCCCGCATCCTGATCACGTGGGGCATTTTCGCCACCGCCATGTGCCTGGTGAACGGCGAAAGCACCTACTACATCGTCCGTTTCCTGCTGGGCGCCGCCGAGGCCGGATTCTTCCCGGCGATCCTGTTCTACCTGACGCTGTGGTTCCCCGCCGCGCAGCGCGTGACAGTGCTGGGCATCTTCATCCTCGCCCAGCCCGTCTCCAATGCACTCGGCGCCCCGGTCTCCGGGCTCCTCCTGCAGATGGACGGCGTCATGGGCCTCCAGGGCTGGCAGTGGCTCTACATCATCGAAGGCATCCCGGCCATCCTCCTGGGCCTCCTGACACCCATCCTCATGACGGACCGCCCGCGGGACGCCAAATGGCTTCAGGCCGACGAGCGCAACTGGCTCACCGCCACCATGGACGCCGAACTGGCTGCCAAATCCCAGTCCGGCAAGCACAGCTTCCTGGCCGGTCTCAAGGACAAGCGCACCCTGGTCTATTCCGCCCTGTACTTCGGCCTGGTGTGCGGGATCTACGGCCTGGGCCTGTGGATGCCCACCATCGTCGCAGCCCTCGGCAAGTTCTCCACTGCCGAGATCGGCTTCATCGTCTTCATCCCCTATGCCGTGGCCGCCGTCTTCGTCTACTTCTGGAGCAAGCGCGCAGACCGGACCGGCAAACGCGCCTGGCACGCCGCCGTCAGCATGGTCCTGGCGGGCGCTGGACTTCTGGCCGCCGGCTACCTGCTGCCCGTCAACCCCGTCCTGGCGATGATCGGCCTGACGGTCTCGGCCATGGGGATCTACGGCGCCATCGCCCCGTTCCTCTCGATGCCCTCCGCCGCCCTCACCGGCGCGGCCGCGGCCTCCGGACTCGCCCTGGTGAACTCCCTCGGAAACCTCGGCGGCTTCATCTCCCCGTACGCCGTCGGCCTCCTGAAGGACGCTACCGGCAGCAACCAGAGCGGGCTGCTGTTCCTCTCCCTCTGCCTGTGCATCACCGCGGTGGCCACCTACTTCTACGCCCGCAAGCGCCCCGAAGGCGATGCCGCCCTTGACCCCGCTGTCGCAGCGGCGGCCGCCGTCGATCCCGCCAAAGTCTCCTAACCCCGAACTCCCAGAAGGAAACCCGAGTCATGACAACCGTTACCCCTTTCCCCGCTGAACGCACCGTGGTCCTGACCGGCGCCGCGTCGGCCCGCGGCATCGGCCGCGCCGCCGCCGACCGCCTGGCCAGCGAGGGCTGGTCCATCGCGATCCTGGACATCAATGCCGAGGACGCCAGCGCCGCTGCCACCGAAATCGGGTCCAACCGGGCGGTCAAGGCCATCGGCGTCGGCGCGGACGTCTCCGACGCCGCGTCGGTGGACCGCGCCATCACCGAAATCGAGGGCTCGCTGCCCCCCATAGTGGCCCTGGCCAACCTGGCCGGGATCAGTTCCCCGACGCCGTTCATGGAAACCACGGTCGAAGAATGGGACAAGGTCTTCGCCATCAACATGCGCGGATCCTTCATCGTCTCCCAGCGCGTGCTCAAGGGCATGATCGAGCGCAGGCTCGGCAGGATCGTGAGCATCTCCTCGATTTCGGCTCAGCGCGGCGGCGGCACCTACTCCAAGGTGGCCTACAGCGCGTCCAAGGCCGGCATCATCGGCTTCACCCGTGCCCTGGCCCGCGAGGTGGGAGAATTCGGGGTCACCGTCAACGCGATCGCCCCCGGACCCATCGACACCGACATCATGGGCGGCACGCTGAGCGAGGAACGCAAAGAGCAGATGTCGGAGGGCATCATGATGGGACGGGTCGGCAGCCGCGAAGAAGTCGCGGCCCTCATCGCCTTCCTGCTCGGCCCGGACGCCGGCTACATCACCGCGGCCACGTATGACATCAACGGCGGCCTCCAGGTCTCCTGACCGCCCGTCTCCTGACCGCCCGTCTCCTACCGGTCGTCTCCTGACCGGCCGGTAGCCGCAGCCCCCGTTGCGTCATCACTTGTGGACCTGAACCCTGGAACAGGCCGCCACGCGTGACGGCGCAACGGGGGCGGAAGGCCCTGCCGGAACCGTGCCGTCGCCGATTCCCCGGCGCATCCCGATCACGGTCTAGGCTGGCTCCATGAGCGCCACCCGCAGCCTGTATCCCAGCCCCCGCACCCTGGAGGTCGAGAGCGTTGCGGGCCTCGACCGGCTGATCGCGGCCGGGGCCCGCAGCATGCAGGGCTGGCACGTCCAGTCGCTGGACC from Arthrobacter sp. NicSoilB8 harbors:
- a CDS encoding FadR/GntR family transcriptional regulator; its protein translation is MGRRTLVDDLVDGLLTEILDGKLQPHGAIPPEADIAKAYGVSRLTVREALKALRAQNILYVKAGRGTFVNPTDNWTGLDAIFKAASHGNAADQVSVGLIEMRRMVETGAAALAATRYTPEQAERMRECIQDMKRFHESGDLDRFVEADIGFHDAVLRASGNPFVRALFAQLGQLLYMTRRETSAVDIIQEHAIDYHQRVLDSILSGDAERSRQAMDAHMDQTNADYERYVRGAKA
- a CDS encoding SDR family NAD(P)-dependent oxidoreductase; amino-acid sequence: MTTVTPFPAERTVVLTGAASARGIGRAAADRLASEGWSIAILDINAEDASAAATEIGSNRAVKAIGVGADVSDAASVDRAITEIEGSLPPIVALANLAGISSPTPFMETTVEEWDKVFAINMRGSFIVSQRVLKGMIERRLGRIVSISSISAQRGGGTYSKVAYSASKAGIIGFTRALAREVGEFGVTVNAIAPGPIDTDIMGGTLSEERKEQMSEGIMMGRVGSREEVAALIAFLLGPDAGYITAATYDINGGLQVS
- a CDS encoding gamma-glutamyl-gamma-aminobutyrate hydrolase family protein (Members of this family of hydrolases with an active site Cys residue belong to MEROPS family C26.); translation: MQTSPSGLGNRPRIGVPIRLTSSADPDPRVAAANGLFEYIVELLREGGGEPVLLTAAGMNDGGFAAALASLDGVVLPGGGDLDPGLYGEPRGDFCYDVSPAQDVLDVAVARQAIDAGLPLLGICRGHQLLNVLYGGTLIQDMVPGTVAHREPAPVHGAGPWAWHEVSVQAGSKVAALYGGESGGVRVKIASGHHQAVARVAGALTVTATAEDGTVEALEDPNRWVASVQWHPEALELPAGERLAPFRAFVEVCRAAAEPDASKLAGRSQTQAHHAR
- a CDS encoding polyketide cyclase / dehydrase and lipid transport; its protein translation is MNARYLVSRSRFIAAAPDAIFDVLATPALHSEIDGSDTVKGAQPRGPGRLYLGAKFGMQMKMRLNYKILNRVCEFEEGHRIAWRHFYGHVWRYLLDPATGPDGTAGTLVTEQWDARRVRGKSLLRLAGYLRRHPVNLDQTLAKLDAYMAAHGGLGNVDESMNRD
- a CDS encoding MFS transporter — translated: MTLLNTKSSGLGELGDRTLRKVRRRVMPLIVLLYFVAYLDRNNVGFAKLTMSEDIGLNAAAYGLGAGIFFLGYALLEVPSNAGMYRFGARKWLARILITWGIFATAMCLVNGESTYYIVRFLLGAAEAGFFPAILFYLTLWFPAAQRVTVLGIFILAQPVSNALGAPVSGLLLQMDGVMGLQGWQWLYIIEGIPAILLGLLTPILMTDRPRDAKWLQADERNWLTATMDAELAAKSQSGKHSFLAGLKDKRTLVYSALYFGLVCGIYGLGLWMPTIVAALGKFSTAEIGFIVFIPYAVAAVFVYFWSKRADRTGKRAWHAAVSMVLAGAGLLAAGYLLPVNPVLAMIGLTVSAMGIYGAIAPFLSMPSAALTGAAAASGLALVNSLGNLGGFISPYAVGLLKDATGSNQSGLLFLSLCLCITAVATYFYARKRPEGDAALDPAVAAAAAVDPAKVS